In a single window of the Melioribacteraceae bacterium genome:
- a CDS encoding ATP-dependent Clp protease ATP-binding subunit: protein MEGNFSERVQEVIRLSREEALRLGHDYIGTEHLLLGIIREGQGVAVRILKNLDVDLLSLKKAVEDTVRTAGGTLTIGNIPLTKQAEKVLKITQIESKIYKSDVIGTEHIILSLLRDEDNIATQILHQFNVNYDNARAELNNILSSKDPQKAQQMGQSQFSSKKPDKTKTPVLDNFGRDLTKLAIEDKLDPVIGREKEIERVAQVLSRRKKNNPVLIGEPGVGKTAIAEGLALRIIQKKVPRILQEKRVVTLDLAGLVAGTKYRGQFEERMKALMTELEKADDVILFIDELHTIVGAGGASGSLDASNMFKPALARGDIQCIGATTLDEYRKYIETDGALDRRFQKVMVDPPSVDQTIQILENIKFKYEEHHHVKYSSEAIDLAVRLSERYITDRHLPDKAIDVLDEAGSRVHMGNFTVPEEILKLEEEIEKVKVLKIQVVKQQDYEEAARLRDRERNIQSDLEIAKKDWDTKTKDIIYDVSEDDIATVVSMMTGIPVTRVVQAESEKLMKMEDALKGRIVGQDEAVLKLTKAIRRTRAGLKRPSKPIGTFIFLGPTGVGKTELAKELARYLFDSSDALIRIDMSEYMEKFAVSRLVGAPPGYVGYEEGGQLTERVRRKPYSVVLFDEIEKAHPDVFNILLQVLDDGQLTDSLGRKVDFKNTIIIMTSNVGTKDIKTTGGFGFSGESEADQYSQLKNTVEDAMKKLFNPEFLNRLDEAIVFRNLDINDIKQIVAIEMRDLVKNISDNKMTIELHDSAKDFLGEKGFDQKFGARPLKRAIQKYVEDPLAEELLLGHFKEGDKIIVKRKMETDELYFLSDKEVEPEEQDNTEKQSV, encoded by the coding sequence ATGGAAGGAAATTTTTCCGAAAGAGTGCAAGAAGTTATTCGTCTTAGTCGTGAAGAAGCACTCAGACTGGGACACGATTATATAGGTACAGAGCATTTATTATTAGGAATTATAAGAGAAGGTCAGGGTGTTGCCGTTAGAATTTTGAAAAACCTTGATGTTGATCTACTAAGCTTGAAAAAGGCTGTTGAAGATACAGTTCGAACTGCCGGTGGAACTCTAACTATTGGTAATATTCCTTTGACCAAACAAGCCGAAAAAGTACTAAAAATCACACAAATTGAATCAAAAATATATAAATCTGATGTAATTGGTACCGAGCATATTATTCTATCTTTGTTGAGAGACGAAGATAATATCGCAACCCAAATTCTTCACCAGTTTAATGTGAATTATGATAACGCAAGGGCTGAGCTTAATAATATTTTAAGCAGTAAAGACCCTCAGAAAGCTCAGCAAATGGGACAATCTCAATTTTCTTCGAAGAAACCGGATAAAACAAAAACTCCGGTTTTGGACAATTTTGGAAGAGATTTGACAAAGTTGGCAATAGAGGATAAACTCGATCCAGTAATTGGACGTGAAAAAGAGATTGAAAGAGTTGCCCAAGTGTTGAGCCGTAGAAAGAAAAATAATCCGGTTTTAATTGGTGAACCTGGAGTTGGCAAAACAGCAATCGCTGAAGGATTAGCTCTCAGAATCATTCAAAAGAAGGTACCAAGAATCTTACAGGAAAAAAGAGTTGTTACTCTTGATCTGGCTGGATTAGTTGCGGGAACAAAATACCGTGGACAATTTGAAGAGAGAATGAAAGCACTGATGACTGAGCTTGAAAAGGCCGATGATGTAATTTTATTTATTGATGAATTACATACAATTGTTGGAGCTGGGGGAGCTTCAGGTTCCCTTGATGCTTCAAACATGTTTAAACCGGCATTGGCAAGAGGTGATATACAATGTATTGGCGCTACTACACTGGATGAGTATCGTAAATATATTGAAACAGATGGGGCATTAGATAGAAGATTTCAAAAGGTAATGGTCGATCCGCCTTCTGTTGATCAGACCATACAAATATTAGAGAATATTAAATTCAAGTATGAAGAGCATCATCATGTAAAATACTCATCTGAGGCAATAGATTTAGCTGTTCGTCTCAGCGAGAGATATATCACAGATCGTCATTTGCCCGACAAGGCCATCGACGTTCTCGATGAAGCTGGCTCACGTGTTCATATGGGTAATTTTACCGTGCCTGAAGAAATACTTAAGCTTGAAGAAGAGATTGAAAAAGTGAAAGTGCTCAAAATCCAGGTTGTTAAACAGCAGGATTATGAGGAAGCCGCACGGCTCAGAGATAGAGAAAGAAATATCCAAAGTGATCTTGAAATTGCAAAAAAAGATTGGGACACAAAGACAAAGGATATTATTTATGATGTTTCTGAGGATGATATTGCTACGGTAGTATCGATGATGACTGGCATTCCGGTTACACGAGTTGTTCAGGCTGAATCTGAAAAATTAATGAAGATGGAGGATGCGCTCAAAGGACGTATTGTTGGGCAAGATGAAGCGGTTCTAAAACTAACCAAAGCCATTAGAAGAACTAGAGCTGGTTTGAAGCGTCCCTCTAAACCGATTGGCACATTCATATTCTTGGGACCAACCGGAGTCGGGAAAACAGAACTGGCAAAAGAATTAGCGCGCTATTTATTTGATTCCTCCGATGCGTTAATAAGAATTGATATGAGTGAATACATGGAAAAATTTGCTGTGTCACGACTAGTGGGAGCTCCTCCTGGATATGTTGGTTATGAAGAGGGAGGTCAATTAACAGAAAGAGTAAGGAGAAAACCTTATTCAGTAGTACTATTTGATGAGATTGAAAAAGCTCACCCTGATGTATTTAATATTTTGCTTCAAGTTTTAGATGATGGACAACTTACCGATAGTTTAGGAAGAAAGGTTGATTTTAAAAATACGATTATCATAATGACTTCAAATGTTGGTACTAAAGATATTAAAACTACCGGTGGATTCGGATTTAGCGGGGAATCGGAAGCTGATCAGTATTCTCAACTCAAGAATACTGTTGAAGACGCAATGAAAAAATTGTTCAATCCGGAATTTCTAAATAGACTTGACGAAGCAATAGTTTTCAGAAATTTAGATATTAATGACATCAAACAGATTGTAGCTATTGAGATGAGAGATTTAGTGAAAAACATTAGCGATAATAAAATGACAATTGAGCTTCACGATAGTGCTAAAGATTTTCTCGGAGAAAAAGGATTCGATCAAAAATTTGGAGCACGTCCTCTAAAACGGGCAATCCAAAAATATGTTGAAGATCCACTCGCCGAAGAATTATTATTAGGACATTTTAAAGAAGGTGACAAAATTATTGTTAAGAGAAAAATGGAAACTGATGAACTATATTTTTTGAGCGATAAAGAAGTTGAACCTGAAGAACAAGACAATACAGAGAAACAATCTGTTTAG
- a CDS encoding ATP-dependent helicase, with protein sequence MAKKFVLKRTNSIQEKTAVDESKFSINYQQQLNSSQYEAVSATEGNFLVIAGAGSGKTRTLVYRVARLTELGNDPSSILLLTFTRKAAKEMMNRAALLLDNRCSKINGGTFHSFANTVLRKYAKALNLDNGFTILDQSDSEDVINLIRGQLNLSQHKKRFPNKQTIFKVISLSVNTGKSIESILEEDYPHFVEYTDKFLDIEKVYVSYKRQNSLLDYDDLLVFLKMFLESKNSASQTFISGIKYIMVDEYQDTNKLQSDIILALGQSRQNIMVVGDDSQSIYSFRGANFKNIMEFPKLFHDVKLITLEENYRSTQEILDFSNHIIEHAFEKYPKQLFTKKIGGELPGIVSAANENMQSRFITERILELRDEGVPLNEIAVLFRSSYHSFDLEIELNKANIPYIKFGGMKFVEAAHVKDMLAFLRIAANPTDFVSWYRVLLLHEGVGPKKAQSIMDLVAKGIVSIKNSPELLPKNQFKDNLYKLFDLLHQIHTKNSLPAEKAEVAFNYYEPIFRDTYDDWNKRKKDLEIFMNISENYKSLDSFLSDMALEPPQDSVVDINAEDKENEFVTLSTIHSAKGLEWHSVFIIHAIDGFFPSAQSFDKFESLEEERRLMYVASTRAKQNLYVCYPMHIFDRQQGMTFAKPSRFIYGISEQVADQWLLEDGF encoded by the coding sequence ATGGCTAAAAAGTTTGTTCTAAAACGTACTAATTCTATTCAAGAAAAAACTGCTGTTGATGAATCGAAATTCAGTATTAATTATCAGCAGCAGTTAAATTCATCCCAATATGAAGCCGTGTCCGCAACTGAGGGGAACTTTTTGGTTATAGCCGGTGCAGGTAGCGGAAAAACTCGTACTCTAGTTTACCGTGTCGCAAGATTAACGGAATTGGGCAATGATCCATCATCAATTTTACTGTTAACTTTTACCCGTAAAGCTGCAAAAGAAATGATGAATAGGGCCGCTCTCCTTCTCGATAACCGGTGCTCTAAAATTAATGGCGGTACATTCCATTCATTCGCAAATACAGTTTTAAGAAAATATGCTAAAGCCCTAAATCTAGATAATGGATTCACAATTCTAGATCAAAGTGATAGTGAGGATGTGATTAATTTAATTAGGGGTCAGCTAAATCTTTCCCAGCACAAAAAAAGATTCCCAAATAAACAAACCATCTTTAAAGTAATTAGTCTGTCTGTTAATACGGGCAAAAGTATCGAAAGTATTCTCGAGGAAGATTATCCTCACTTTGTTGAGTACACAGATAAGTTTTTAGATATTGAAAAAGTTTATGTTTCTTATAAACGCCAAAATAGCCTGCTGGATTATGATGATCTACTTGTATTTCTTAAAATGTTTTTGGAAAGTAAAAACTCTGCTTCCCAAACTTTTATTTCCGGAATCAAATACATAATGGTTGATGAATATCAGGATACAAATAAATTACAATCGGATATTATTTTGGCACTCGGTCAATCACGACAAAACATTATGGTTGTTGGGGATGATTCACAATCGATCTATTCTTTCCGGGGAGCTAATTTCAAGAACATTATGGAATTCCCAAAACTTTTTCATGATGTTAAACTTATAACCCTCGAAGAAAATTATAGAAGCACACAAGAGATTTTAGATTTCTCTAATCATATAATTGAACACGCATTTGAAAAATATCCAAAGCAACTCTTTACTAAAAAAATTGGCGGAGAGCTTCCCGGTATTGTTTCAGCGGCAAACGAGAATATGCAATCACGGTTCATAACTGAGAGAATTCTTGAGTTACGTGATGAAGGCGTTCCACTCAATGAAATTGCTGTACTTTTTCGTTCCTCCTATCATTCATTCGATCTGGAAATAGAATTAAATAAAGCTAATATTCCCTACATAAAATTTGGTGGGATGAAATTTGTTGAAGCCGCTCATGTTAAAGATATGCTCGCATTTCTTAGGATTGCGGCAAATCCAACCGACTTTGTTAGCTGGTACAGAGTTTTACTTTTGCATGAAGGTGTTGGTCCAAAAAAGGCCCAATCTATTATGGATTTGGTTGCAAAAGGTATTGTATCTATAAAAAACAGTCCGGAACTTCTTCCCAAAAATCAATTTAAAGATAATCTTTACAAATTATTTGACTTGCTTCATCAGATACACACTAAAAATTCATTACCGGCAGAAAAAGCAGAGGTAGCCTTCAATTATTATGAACCGATTTTTAGAGATACTTATGATGATTGGAATAAGAGGAAAAAAGATTTAGAAATTTTTATGAATATTTCGGAGAATTATAAATCGCTCGACTCTTTTTTATCAGACATGGCGCTTGAACCTCCTCAGGATTCGGTAGTTGATATTAACGCTGAAGATAAAGAAAATGAATTTGTAACTTTATCAACAATACACTCGGCAAAAGGATTGGAGTGGCATTCCGTCTTTATTATTCATGCTATAGATGGTTTCTTCCCATCTGCGCAATCATTTGATAAATTTGAATCACTAGAAGAAGAAAGAAGATTAATGTATGTTGCTTCCACGAGAGCAAAACAAAATTTATATGTTTGTTATCCTATGCATATATTTGATAGACAACAAGGAATGACTTTTGCGAAACCTTCCCGTTTCATATATGGGATTTCTGAACAGGTTGCTGACCAATGGTTATTGGAAGATGGTTTTTGA
- the cdd gene encoding cytidine deaminase produces MNNMTNEQLMELAVEAKTKALPTYSNFRVGSALLTDDGEIFIGANIENSSYSLTICAERTAVFNAVITGKRKFTKIAIASDADDYISPCGACRQVLADLCGKDLVVIMSNKKGELREMKLNELLPYSFGEEYLKP; encoded by the coding sequence ATGAATAATATGACAAATGAACAACTGATGGAATTAGCTGTAGAAGCAAAAACAAAAGCATTGCCAACATACTCTAATTTTCGAGTAGGCTCTGCACTCTTAACAGATGATGGCGAAATATTTATTGGGGCAAATATTGAGAATTCATCCTATAGTTTAACAATATGTGCCGAGCGTACCGCTGTGTTTAATGCGGTAATTACCGGGAAAAGAAAATTCACAAAGATTGCAATTGCGAGTGATGCTGATGATTATATTTCCCCTTGCGGTGCTTGCAGACAAGTTTTAGCGGATTTATGTGGTAAAGATTTGGTAGTAATTATGAGTAATAAAAAGGGGGAATTGCGAGAGATGAAATTAAATGAGCTGCTTCCCTATTCATTTGGCGAGGAGTATTTAAAACCATGA
- a CDS encoding peptidase M64, producing the protein MVSNVFSQVNYEEYFNGKTLRFDFYHSGNKSTEEIIFSKMKEEGDWSGSKKNLIDTLRYGNYFFELHDIASNKVIYSRGFSTLYQEWQTTEEAKQMNRIFEGSVVMPFPKIKTKIVIFRRDRNNNFISLFQHIIDPANYFIEKNITNKYPNFIVHSSGDPSEKLDIVFIPDGYSKEEMKKFKDDCSRMSVYLFDYSPFDKLKDKINIWGVEAPSDESGTDIPGKNIWVNTQLNSSFYTFDSERYLMTSSYFKVKDIASNAPYDQIYILVNTDKYGGGAIYNFYSLTCVDNKLTKQVFIHEFGHGLAGLADEYGNDNTYQDMYPTDIEPWEVNLTTLVNFESKWKNMIDTNTPIPTPSTDEYKNQVGVFEGGGYVAKGVYRPTFNSLMNSFSSNEFNEVCKKALINVVNFYSE; encoded by the coding sequence ATTGTATCAAATGTTTTTAGCCAGGTTAATTATGAAGAGTATTTTAACGGGAAAACATTACGATTCGATTTTTACCATTCCGGTAATAAATCTACCGAAGAAATAATATTCTCCAAGATGAAAGAGGAAGGGGATTGGAGCGGATCGAAGAAAAATCTGATAGATACACTTAGGTATGGAAATTATTTTTTTGAACTGCATGATATCGCATCAAATAAAGTAATTTACTCACGCGGTTTTTCTACTCTATATCAAGAGTGGCAAACTACCGAAGAGGCAAAACAGATGAATAGAATTTTTGAAGGATCTGTTGTTATGCCTTTCCCAAAAATAAAAACTAAGATTGTCATTTTTAGAAGGGATAGAAACAATAATTTCATTTCATTATTTCAACATATCATTGATCCGGCAAATTATTTTATTGAAAAAAACATTACAAATAAATATCCAAATTTTATAGTCCATAGTTCTGGTGATCCTTCAGAGAAACTGGATATAGTATTTATCCCCGATGGTTATTCAAAAGAAGAAATGAAAAAATTTAAAGATGATTGTTCAAGAATGAGCGTCTATCTGTTTGATTATTCCCCATTCGATAAATTAAAAGATAAAATAAATATTTGGGGAGTGGAAGCACCATCCGATGAAAGTGGTACCGATATTCCAGGAAAAAATATTTGGGTAAACACTCAACTAAACTCTTCATTTTATACTTTTGATAGCGAAAGATACCTGATGACATCGAGCTATTTCAAAGTTAAAGATATTGCATCAAACGCTCCTTATGATCAAATTTATATCTTGGTGAATACAGATAAATATGGTGGCGGGGCAATTTATAATTTTTACTCACTAACCTGTGTTGATAACAAATTAACCAAGCAGGTATTTATTCATGAATTTGGGCACGGTTTAGCCGGATTAGCCGATGAATATGGCAATGATAATACATACCAGGATATGTATCCAACTGATATTGAGCCTTGGGAAGTTAACCTTACAACACTTGTAAATTTTGAAAGTAAATGGAAAAATATGATTGATACAAATACGCCAATCCCCACTCCTTCAACCGATGAGTATAAAAATCAAGTTGGTGTTTTTGAAGGAGGAGGGTATGTAGCAAAAGGAGTGTATAGACCAACATTCAATAGTTTAATGAATTCATTTTCCTCAAACGAGTTTAATGAGGTTTGCAAAAAAGCACTCATTAATGTAGTTAATTTTTATTCCGAGTAG
- a CDS encoding serine/threonine-protein phosphatase — MDQKKFYRAIESIASFEFPSEKELLIEVVKQIIKSDQISFTGGRIWKLDYKKKNYKLVFQTGKVQKIPNDFVLAIKDYKLFEMLSKYRTILADETNKTLISKGILKYSASGIGRKIKIGDTRYYEYLLAVNSDRIDEDLRYGLNIVATVLTSKLHEKYVTQLRKNLIDDIDKAKQLQKSILPEHEYDFHDYKIFGITLPADTISGDFYDYLKIGDEEDRLGIILGDAASKGFPAAAEAMYISGALRMASTFQMKISPMMSRLNKLINKIFSDDKFITLFYGELSNDKKGLFLYANAGQNPPVHYSKKSGKLTYLEPTGPLLGPAPNSKYDTDSINFESGDVLLVYSDGIVESANEAFEFYGEEKMEKVFIDNIDKSPKEIATLILEDVIKFTTIDSKYQDDKTVLIVKRK, encoded by the coding sequence ATGGACCAGAAAAAGTTTTATCGTGCTATAGAGTCAATTGCATCTTTCGAATTCCCTAGCGAAAAAGAATTATTAATTGAGGTTGTTAAACAAATAATTAAATCGGACCAAATTAGTTTCACAGGCGGAAGAATTTGGAAACTTGATTATAAGAAGAAAAATTATAAACTAGTATTTCAAACAGGTAAAGTTCAAAAAATTCCTAATGATTTTGTACTTGCAATAAAAGATTACAAACTTTTTGAAATGCTTTCAAAATATCGTACCATACTTGCTGATGAGACTAATAAAACTTTAATAAGCAAAGGTATACTTAAATATTCAGCCTCCGGTATCGGTAGAAAAATTAAAATTGGAGATACAAGATATTATGAATATCTCCTCGCTGTAAATAGCGATAGAATTGATGAAGACTTAAGATACGGACTTAATATTGTTGCAACCGTACTTACTTCAAAACTTCACGAAAAATATGTTACTCAACTGCGCAAAAATTTAATTGATGACATTGATAAGGCAAAACAACTTCAAAAAAGTATTTTGCCAGAACATGAGTATGATTTTCATGATTATAAAATATTTGGGATAACTCTTCCGGCAGATACAATTAGTGGAGATTTTTATGATTATCTTAAAATTGGTGATGAAGAGGATAGATTAGGAATTATTTTAGGGGATGCCGCATCAAAGGGATTTCCCGCTGCCGCTGAGGCAATGTATATTTCTGGTGCGTTAAGAATGGCTAGCACTTTTCAAATGAAAATATCTCCAATGATGTCCCGGTTGAATAAACTTATAAATAAAATATTTAGTGATGATAAGTTTATAACTCTTTTTTACGGTGAACTCTCGAATGATAAAAAAGGATTATTTCTTTACGCAAATGCCGGACAAAACCCCCCGGTACATTACAGCAAAAAAAGTGGCAAACTTACTTATCTCGAACCAACCGGCCCATTGCTTGGCCCTGCTCCAAATTCTAAATATGATACCGACAGCATTAACTTTGAAAGTGGAGATGTTTTATTAGTTTATTCCGATGGAATTGTGGAATCTGCAAACGAGGCTTTCGAGTTTTATGGTGAGGAAAAAATGGAAAAAGTCTTCATCGATAATATTGATAAGTCGCCAAAAGAAATTGCCACACTAATTTTAGAGGATGTTATAAAATTCACAACTATAGATAGCAAGTATCAAGATGATAAAACTGTCCTAATAGTTAAACGAAAATAA
- the pyrE gene encoding orotate phosphoribosyltransferase yields the protein MKKENILEIFTKTNALLSGHFLLTSGRHSNQYFQCAQVLQYPNHNEVICTEIANFFKDTEIDVVISPAIGGIIVGQEVARQLGKKSIFAEREDKELRLRRGFSIEPGQKYLVCEDVVTTGGSVFEVIEIVKNGGGEVVGVGTIVDRSNNKVKFGVPQFSTLQLEVISYTSEDCPLCKQNIPVVKPGSRKIV from the coding sequence ATGAAAAAAGAAAACATTCTCGAAATTTTTACAAAAACAAATGCCCTACTCTCAGGGCATTTTTTATTAACTTCAGGCAGACACAGTAATCAATATTTTCAATGCGCTCAAGTATTGCAATACCCAAATCACAATGAAGTTATTTGTACTGAAATAGCAAATTTCTTTAAGGATACTGAGATTGATGTGGTAATCTCTCCGGCTATAGGAGGAATTATAGTTGGACAGGAGGTAGCGCGTCAGTTGGGGAAAAAATCAATATTTGCTGAAAGAGAAGATAAAGAATTAAGATTGCGGAGAGGATTTAGTATTGAGCCGGGGCAAAAGTATCTAGTTTGTGAGGATGTTGTTACAACAGGAGGTTCAGTCTTTGAAGTAATTGAGATTGTTAAAAATGGTGGTGGAGAAGTAGTTGGAGTAGGCACAATTGTCGACCGAAGCAACAATAAAGTAAAATTTGGTGTGCCGCAGTTTAGCACTCTTCAACTGGAGGTAATTTCATATACATCTGAAGACTGCCCATTGTGCAAACAAAATATACCGGTCGTTAAGCCAGGTTCACGAAAAATAGTGTGA
- a CDS encoding 4a-hydroxytetrahydrobiopterin dehydratase, with protein MKQLSNEELENIILDHDGWILGDGKLIKEYNLSSFSEALAFVVKVGIEAEKLDHHPDILLHSWNKVKIALSTHSANGITDLDINLAKQIEIIKK; from the coding sequence ATGAAACAACTTAGCAACGAAGAGTTAGAAAATATTATACTTGATCATGATGGTTGGATACTTGGTGATGGAAAGTTAATAAAGGAGTATAATTTAAGTTCATTCAGCGAAGCTTTGGCATTTGTAGTTAAAGTTGGAATTGAAGCGGAGAAGTTAGATCATCATCCGGATATTCTTCTTCATTCATGGAATAAAGTCAAGATAGCCCTTTCAACTCATAGTGCGAACGGGATCACAGATTTGGATATTAATTTAGCCAAACAAATAGAGATAATTAAAAAATGA
- a CDS encoding glycoside hydrolase family 27 protein → MKDELKFRIILVLLILTNLISTNHAQKFEGLALTPPMGWNSWNKFACDIDENLVKQTADAMVATGMKDAGYIYINIDDCWHGERDSLGFIQPNSQHFPSGMKALSDYVHSKGLKLGIYSDAGWKTCGGRPGSRGYEFQDAMTYASWGIDYLKYDWCNTEALNAEGAYLTMRDALYKAGRPIVFSLCEWGNNKPWEWGASIGHLWRTTGDIFNCFDCVKDHGTWKSWGVMYILDMQDGLRKYAGPDHWNDPDMMEVGNGMPVNEDRAHFSMWAMLAAPLIAGNDLRNMSKETLEILTNRDVISVDQDSLGIQGFKYSSKDSVEIWFKPLVNGDWAMCILNRSKENKMITFDWNYENVVDDIFKKDTNFKTVEYRVKDLWTKKELKSTKTKLDVTVPSHDVAMYRLIKK, encoded by the coding sequence ATGAAAGATGAATTGAAATTTAGAATCATTTTAGTTCTATTAATTTTAACGAATTTAATCTCTACAAATCATGCTCAAAAATTTGAAGGATTAGCACTTACTCCACCAATGGGATGGAATAGCTGGAATAAATTTGCTTGCGATATCGATGAGAATTTAGTGAAACAAACTGCAGATGCAATGGTTGCGACAGGTATGAAAGATGCCGGATATATTTATATAAATATTGACGATTGCTGGCATGGTGAAAGAGATTCTCTCGGATTTATTCAACCCAATTCTCAACATTTCCCTTCCGGTATGAAAGCGCTATCGGACTATGTTCACTCAAAAGGATTAAAACTGGGTATATATTCAGATGCTGGATGGAAAACATGCGGTGGAAGACCTGGAAGTCGCGGTTATGAATTTCAAGATGCTATGACATACGCCAGCTGGGGCATTGATTATTTAAAATATGATTGGTGTAATACTGAAGCATTAAACGCCGAAGGTGCTTATTTAACAATGCGTGATGCGCTTTACAAAGCCGGCAGACCAATCGTATTTAGTTTATGCGAATGGGGAAATAACAAACCGTGGGAATGGGGAGCTTCGATTGGACATTTATGGAGAACTACAGGTGACATCTTTAATTGTTTTGATTGTGTGAAAGATCATGGAACTTGGAAATCGTGGGGGGTGATGTATATTCTAGATATGCAGGATGGATTAAGAAAATATGCCGGGCCAGATCACTGGAACGATCCCGATATGATGGAAGTTGGAAATGGTATGCCGGTAAATGAGGATCGAGCCCATTTCTCAATGTGGGCAATGCTGGCAGCACCGCTAATAGCAGGCAATGATCTTAGAAATATGAGTAAAGAAACCTTGGAGATTTTGACTAACCGCGATGTAATTTCTGTTGATCAAGATTCACTTGGGATTCAAGGATTTAAATATTCCTCAAAAGATTCTGTAGAAATATGGTTCAAGCCACTTGTTAATGGTGATTGGGCAATGTGTATCTTAAATAGAAGCAAAGAAAATAAAATGATTACATTCGACTGGAATTATGAAAATGTTGTTGATGATATTTTCAAAAAAGATACTAACTTTAAAACAGTAGAATATAGAGTTAAAGATTTGTGGACAAAAAAAGAATTGAAATCAACTAAAACTAAATTGGATGTGACAGTTCCTTCACATGATGTCGCAATGTACCGTTTAATAAAAAAATAA
- the floA gene encoding flotillin-like protein FloA (flotillin-like protein involved in membrane lipid rafts), whose protein sequence is MEALAGLSIFIIFAGIFLLFFLLYFVPLGLFITAYFSGVKVRIFRDLVGMRLRKVSPQVIIRNVISATKAGIDLNISLLEAHYLAGGNVTNVVNALISANKANLDLEFEKAAAIDLAGRDVLEAVKMSVNPKVIETPMVSAVAKDGIQLKAIARITVRTNLERLVGGAGEATILARVGEGIVSTIGSSTTHKEVLENPDSISKVVLSKGLDAGTAFEILSIDIADVDVGTNIGAILQTDQAEADLKVARAKAEERRAAAVALEQEMSAEVARMKAKVVEAESEVPKALAEAFRSGRLGVMDYYNMKNVIADTDMRNSIAKPDDKKEKD, encoded by the coding sequence ATGGAAGCATTAGCAGGGTTGTCAATATTTATTATTTTTGCCGGGATATTTCTCCTCTTTTTTCTACTCTATTTTGTACCGCTCGGATTATTTATAACAGCTTACTTTTCAGGTGTTAAAGTAAGGATATTTCGCGATTTAGTGGGTATGAGATTAAGAAAAGTATCGCCACAAGTAATTATCAGAAATGTAATTTCTGCCACGAAAGCTGGCATCGATCTTAATATTTCGTTATTGGAAGCACATTATTTAGCCGGTGGGAATGTAACCAACGTAGTTAATGCGTTAATTTCGGCGAACAAGGCCAATCTCGATTTGGAATTTGAAAAAGCAGCGGCTATTGATTTGGCCGGAAGAGATGTACTCGAAGCCGTAAAAATGTCGGTAAATCCAAAAGTGATTGAAACTCCAATGGTATCCGCCGTAGCTAAAGATGGTATTCAGTTAAAAGCTATAGCTAGAATTACTGTTAGAACTAATCTTGAGAGATTAGTTGGCGGTGCTGGCGAAGCTACAATTTTAGCTCGTGTTGGTGAAGGTATTGTATCTACTATCGGTTCAAGTACTACACATAAAGAGGTACTCGAAAATCCGGACAGTATTTCAAAAGTAGTATTATCCAAGGGATTAGATGCCGGAACAGCATTCGAAATTCTTTCAATTGATATTGCGGATGTTGACGTAGGTACCAATATCGGCGCAATCTTACAAACAGACCAGGCTGAAGCAGATCTTAAAGTCGCCCGCGCAAAAGCCGAAGAAAGACGTGCCGCCGCAGTTGCTCTCGAACAGGAAATGTCGGCTGAAGTAGCACGAATGAAAGCGAAAGTTGTGGAAGCTGAATCAGAAGTGCCAAAAGCTTTGGCAGAAGCATTCAGATCAGGTAGATTAGGAGTAATGGATTATTATAATATGAAAAATGTAATTGCTGATACGGATATGCGTAATTCTATAGCAAAGCCAGACGATAAAAAAGAAAAAGATTAA